One region of Variovorax sp. J2L1-78 genomic DNA includes:
- a CDS encoding LysE family translocator gives MPDTAHLIAFIVAGWLLNLTPGPDVLYIVSNALRSGVRAGIVAGLGITAGCFVHIVAAAVGVGTLLVASTEAFTVLKYLGAGYLLYLGARMLFAKPMPAVVTDAAPVVDSPRGLKAIFMGGFWTNVLNPKVALFFLAFVPQFIAPDASNKAMAFVLLGLLFNLNAIPVNTGWAVAAGWLARRGTVRQWMRVLDRVAGAMFIGFGIKLALSDNPLSSSTH, from the coding sequence ATGCCGGACACCGCGCACCTCATCGCCTTCATCGTCGCGGGCTGGCTGCTCAACCTGACGCCCGGCCCCGATGTGCTCTACATCGTGAGCAACGCGCTGCGCTCGGGCGTGCGTGCGGGCATCGTGGCCGGGCTGGGCATCACCGCCGGTTGCTTCGTGCACATCGTGGCGGCCGCGGTGGGCGTGGGCACCTTGCTGGTCGCCTCGACGGAAGCCTTCACGGTGCTCAAATACCTCGGCGCCGGCTACCTTCTGTATCTGGGCGCGCGCATGCTGTTCGCCAAGCCGATGCCTGCGGTCGTGACCGATGCCGCACCGGTCGTTGATTCGCCGCGCGGGTTGAAGGCCATCTTCATGGGCGGCTTCTGGACGAACGTGCTCAACCCCAAGGTGGCGCTGTTCTTCCTGGCCTTCGTGCCGCAGTTCATCGCACCGGACGCCAGCAACAAGGCGATGGCCTTCGTGCTGCTGGGGCTGCTGTTCAACCTCAACGCCATTCCGGTCAACACCGGCTGGGCCGTGGCGGCCGGCTGGCTGGCACGGCGCGGCACCGTGCGCCAGTGGATGCGCGTGCTCGACCGCGTGGCCGGCGCCATGTTCATCGGCTTCGGCATCAAGCTCGCACTGTCCGACAACCCGCTTTCTTCGTCCACACACTGA